The genome window AGCGAAATCGCCCAGGGCAACCTCGACCTGTCGTCGCGCACGGAAGAACAGGCCAGTTCGCTGGAAGAAACGGCATCCTCGATGGAGCAGCTGACGTCGGCCGTGCGGCAGAATGCGGATAACGCGCGCCAGGCCAATGCGCTGGCCGGCGCCGCTTCCGATGTGGCCGGCAAGGGCGGCGCCGTGGTGGGGCGGGTGGTGCAGACGATGGAATCGATCAATGCCTCCTCGCGCAAGATCGTCGACATCATCAGCGTCATCGACAGCATCGCCTTCCAGACTAACATCCTCGCCTTGAACGCGGCCGTGGAAGCGGCCAGGGCGGGCGAGGAGGGGCGCGGTTTCGCCGTCGTGGCGTCCGAAGTGCGCAACCTGGCGCAGCGCTCGGCCAGTGCCGCCAAGGAAATCAAGACCCTGATCGGCGACTCCGTCGAGCAGGTGGAAATCGGCTCCAGGCTCGTGCATGACGCGGGCAAGACGATGGATGAAGTCGTCACCAGCGTGCGCCAGGTGGCCGACATCATGCAGGAAATCACGGCCGCCAGCGCCGAACAGAGCGCCGGCATCGAGCAAGTCAACGAGGCCGTCTTGCAAATGGACCAGGTGACGCAGCAGAACGCGGCCCTGGTGGAAGAGGCGGCCGCGGCGGCCGAATCGCTGCAAGACCAGGCGCAGATCCTGACGGAACTGGTGGGCGTGTTCCGCCTGCATGCCCAGGCGCAACAGCTGACCGTGGCGCCGGCCAGCAACGTCACGCCGCTGCGCCGGCCGGCGCCCGCCGCCAGGCAGGGCGTGCGGCGCCTGGCCTGAACGCGGCAGGATCGGCGCAACACGCACACCCGGGCTTGGTGGTAGGCTGTCGCCATTGCGCATTTGCCACTTCCGGGTCTTCCATGTCTTCTCTCCGCTTGCCGTTGCTGTGTTTTTCCCTGCTGTCCCTGGCGCCATTGGCGCAGGCGCAGGAGGACGATCCCGTCCTGCCTTACCGGCCTTCCGTGGCCAGTCCCGCCCAGCTGCCCGTGCCGGGCCAGCTGGAATTCGAGGCCGGCGGCTTGCTGTCCAAAACGGACGATACGCGCCGCGCCAGCCTGCCATACACGTTTAAACTGGCGTTCACGCCCGAATGGGGCGTGCTGCTCGCAGGCGAGGGATTCGTGCGCGCGCGCGATGACACGGGCCGGCGCGAGACGGGCGTGGGCGACACGACCGTCGTGCTCAAGCGCGCCTTTTTGCTCGACAGCGCCACGGCGCTGGGCCTGGAACTGGGCTGGAAGTTGCCGACGGCCAAGGACAGCATCGGCAGCGGCAAGAGCGACGTGTCGCTGAACGGCATTTTCAGCCGTGACCTGGGCGCCGTGCACATGGACGCCAACCTGAACGCCACGCGCCTGGGCGCCTCCGACCCCGGCACGGGCCGGGTGCAAACGGGCTGGGCAACCTCCTTTTCCACGCCCGTCAGCGCGCGCTGGGGCGCCACGGCGGAAGTGTCGGGCACGCGTTTGCGCGGCGCGCCGGCCACGGCGCAGCTCTTGCTGGCCGCCACCTACAGTCCCACGCCACGGCTGGCCATCGACATCGGCATGGCGCGCGGCTTGACGGCGGCGTCGCCGGACTGGTCGCTGTTCAGCGGCTTGGTAGTGCCTTTGGGCAAGCTGTGGTGAAATTGCGAGGGCATTCCTTATGTGTCCTTGCGAACAAACAGTGGCTTGCACAAGGTCTACAATTGCCGCATAACTGATAAAAGGAGTGTCCTCATGAAAACCCTCATTCTCGCCGCCGTCCTGCTGTCGGCAGGTACCGCCGCCGTTGCCCAAGTTTCCGTCACCATCGGCCAGCCCGGCTTTTACGGACGCATCGACATAGGTGACTATCCCGCGCCGCAATTGATCTACGCGCAGCCCGTCATCGTGCAGCGCCCGCAATACTATTCGGCCCGCCCCATCTATTTGCGCGTGCCGCCCGGCCATGCGAAAAACTGGTCCAAGCACTGCCGCAAGTATAATGCCTGTAACCAAGAGGTCTATTTCGTCCAGGATAGTTGGTATAACAACCAATATGCGCCCCGTTACCGCCAGCAGCATGGCGACCATGGCCGTCCCGATTATGGCGACCGCGGCCGTCATGACGACAAGCATGACAAGCACTATGACAAGCATGACGACAAGCGCGACAAGCATGATGACAAGCCGGGCCGAGGCAATGGCAATGGTCACGGCAATGGCAACGGCAACGGGCACAGGGATTAACACGCAGGAGGATCTTTGCACAGTAAAATCGTAATCGTAGGGGGAGGAGCAGGCGGCCTGGAGCTGGCCTGCAAACTCAGCCGTAAGCTCGGCCCCGGCCAGGTCATCCTGGTCGACAGCCGGCTGTACCATATCTGGAAGCCGTCGCTGCATGAAGTGGCGGCCGGCACCCTGGATATTCACCAGGAAGGCCTGTCGTACCAGATGCTGGCGCATGACAATGGTTTTACCTATGTCTATGGCCCCCTGATCGCGCTCGATGCGGCCACGAACAGCCTCACCGTGGGCGCCATCGCCACCGACAAGGATGAACAGCTCTTGCCGCAGCGCACTGTCAGCTATGACCAGCTGGTGCTGGCCGTGGGCAGCACCTCGAATTACTTCGGCGTGCCCGGCGCCAAGGAAAACACGATTTCCCTGAATGCCACGGAAGACGCCGAACGTTTCCGTCTGACCCTGCTGAAACTGCTGGCCATGGCCGAGCAGCGCCAGGGCGACGCGGGCCATCCCGGCGTCGATATCGTCATCATCGGCGGCGGCGCCACGGGCGTGGAGCTGGCGGCCGAATTGCGCGAAGCGAGCGGCGTGTATGCGGCGTATGGTTTTCAGAATCTCAACGCCATCAAGGATGTGCGCATCACCCTGCTCGAAGGGGCGCCGCGCATCCTGGCGCCGCTGCCCGAGCGCGTCTCCATCGCCGCCTCGAAACTGCTGCATCAACATGGCATCAGCGTGGTGACCGATACGCGCGTCACCACGATCGAAGCGGACAAGGTGACGGTGGCCAGCGGCACCAGCTATGCGGCCGACATCTGCGTGTGGGCCGCCGGTATCCGCGCGCCGGAATTTCTGTCGACCCTGGGCTTGCCGACCAACCGCGCCGGCCAGCTGGAAGTGACGGGCATGCTCAATGTGCAGGGTCATGCGAATATCTTCGCGCTCGGCGATTGCGCCGCCTGCATGGGGCCGGACGGCAAGCTGGTGCCGCCGCGCGCCCAGGCCGCCCACCAGCAAGCCGATTACCTGCTGAAAACTTTCCTGCTGCAAGCGAAGGGCAAGCCGCCGCAAAGCAAGCCGTACGAGTACCTCGACTACGGTTCGCTCGTGTCGTTCGGCCGCACCACCTCGGTGGGCACCCTGATGGGTTCGCTGAAGGGCCTGAGCTGGTTCGTCGAAGGCTTTGTCGCGCGCATGATGTATGTCAGCCTGCACCTGATGCACCACAACGCCGTGCTGGGCAGCGTGCGCACGGCCGTCATGGCCATGGGCCGCTTCCTGATCAAGCGCAGCACGCCGCAGGTGAAGCTGCATTAATTAAGTGGATGTCAGCGCAGAAAGGGGCCTTGCGGCCCCTTTTTATTTGCTGCGCGTAATCGGCGCCGCTTCGCAGCGGCCCCGCGTCATGGGGAAATCGATGGTGGTGAGCTTGCCTTTCAAGCTGCCGGTGATGCTGGCATGCAAGATGCGCTCGCTGTCGTGGCGGTAGATGATACGGCTCGGAAAGTCATTGTCCAGGTTGGCGAAGATGAATTCATTCGGCTTGTCCTGGCGCAGCAGGTTGAAGATCACGGGCGGCTGGCCCGACGGCTGCACGATGTAGGCCAGTTGCCCCGGTTCCGTCAGGCGGATCTGCACGAATTCGAAGGCCGTCGTCTTGCCGCCCTTGACGGTGCGGCTGGTGCCGAGCAGGGTGCCGCCGGCGGCCGTGCTCCATTGTTCCCCGGAGCCGGGTTCGGCGCCGTCGACGTTCCAGCAGCCGGCCAGCCAGGCCAGCTTGTCCACGGTTTCCGGCGGCGGCACGGTGTTGTTGGCGGCCTGGACGGCGCTCGTGGCCAGCAACGCTGCCAGCAGGGTGGGGATCAGTCGTTGCATGCGGTCTCCTGTCGTCGTATCGTTCAGCGGGGCAGGGCGCCCGGCGGTGTCCTGGCACTATGCGGCCTGGCAGGGACTATTCTTTCGGGCTAATGCGCGGCAAGACGACGGTCAGGGCCGTGCCGCCTTGCGGATTGGCCGTCAGGCTCAGGCTGCCGCCGAGGTAATGCACGCGCTCGCGCACGGCGCGCAGGCCGTGCTTGTTCATTTCGACGGGTTCGCTGGCCGGCAGCCCCACGCCGTTATCCTTGACGGTCATCATCAGTGCTTCGTCGTTGTCGTCGATGATGATGTCCACCTCTGTGGCGTTGGCGTGCGTGGCGATGTTGCCGAGCGCTTCTTCCAGCGTGCGCAACAGGGCCACGCCCACGTTGCGGGGGCAAATCAATTCATCGTCGGGCAGGCTGCAGCGCACGGTGATCTTGTGCTGGTCGGCAAATTGCGCGGCCAGTTCGCCCAGCGCGACATTGACGCCGAGAAACTCCAGCTTGTCATTCCACAGTTTCATCTGCATTTGCCGGTTGGTTTCGATCACATTCAGCAGCAATTGCTTCATGGTTGCCGCACGGTCGAGCAAGGCCGCTTCCTGCGGCATTTTTTGCGTCAGCAGCGACAAGTGCATGGTCAGCGCCGT of Janthinobacterium sp. PAMC25594 contains these proteins:
- a CDS encoding methyl-accepting chemotaxis protein, which encodes MQASGVYQASRSFMIALVLGSMVAGLALGALITRGLTRQLGGEPAYAVKIAGAIAEGDLTVDIRTASHDNASLLFAMKAMRDKLVGIVSQVRSGTDTIHTASSEIAQGNLDLSSRTEEQASSLEETASSMEQLTSAVRQNADNARQANALAGAASDVAGKGGAVVGRVVQTMESINASSRKIVDIISVIDSIAFQTNILALNAAVEAARAGEEGRGFAVVASEVRNLAQRSASAAKEIKTLIGDSVEQVEIGSRLVHDAGKTMDEVVTSVRQVADIMQEITAASAEQSAGIEQVNEAVLQMDQVTQQNAALVEEAAAAAESLQDQAQILTELVGVFRLHAQAQQLTVAPASNVTPLRRPAPAARQGVRRLA
- a CDS encoding transporter: MSSLRLPLLCFSLLSLAPLAQAQEDDPVLPYRPSVASPAQLPVPGQLEFEAGGLLSKTDDTRRASLPYTFKLAFTPEWGVLLAGEGFVRARDDTGRRETGVGDTTVVLKRAFLLDSATALGLELGWKLPTAKDSIGSGKSDVSLNGIFSRDLGAVHMDANLNATRLGASDPGTGRVQTGWATSFSTPVSARWGATAEVSGTRLRGAPATAQLLLAATYSPTPRLAIDIGMARGLTAASPDWSLFSGLVVPLGKLW
- a CDS encoding NAD(P)/FAD-dependent oxidoreductase produces the protein MHSKIVIVGGGAGGLELACKLSRKLGPGQVILVDSRLYHIWKPSLHEVAAGTLDIHQEGLSYQMLAHDNGFTYVYGPLIALDAATNSLTVGAIATDKDEQLLPQRTVSYDQLVLAVGSTSNYFGVPGAKENTISLNATEDAERFRLTLLKLLAMAEQRQGDAGHPGVDIVIIGGGATGVELAAELREASGVYAAYGFQNLNAIKDVRITLLEGAPRILAPLPERVSIAASKLLHQHGISVVTDTRVTTIEADKVTVASGTSYAADICVWAAGIRAPEFLSTLGLPTNRAGQLEVTGMLNVQGHANIFALGDCAACMGPDGKLVPPRAQAAHQQADYLLKTFLLQAKGKPPQSKPYEYLDYGSLVSFGRTTSVGTLMGSLKGLSWFVEGFVARMMYVSLHLMHHNAVLGSVRTAVMAMGRFLIKRSTPQVKLH
- a CDS encoding DUF6265 family protein, encoding MQRLIPTLLAALLATSAVQAANNTVPPPETVDKLAWLAGCWNVDGAEPGSGEQWSTAAGGTLLGTSRTVKGGKTTAFEFVQIRLTEPGQLAYIVQPSGQPPVIFNLLRQDKPNEFIFANLDNDFPSRIIYRHDSERILHASITGSLKGKLTTIDFPMTRGRCEAAPITRSK
- a CDS encoding sensor histidine kinase; translation: MSAQTDPNKEAAQADAERAADLSELLGHVNTSWDNERRALSRQLHDSLGSSLTALTMHLSLLTQKMPQEAALLDRAATMKQLLLNVIETNRQMQMKLWNDKLEFLGVNVALGELAAQFADQHKITVRCSLPDDELICPRNVGVALLRTLEEALGNIATHANATEVDIIIDDNDEALMMTVKDNGVGLPASEPVEMNKHGLRAVRERVHYLGGSLSLTANPQGGTALTVVLPRISPKE